One part of the Glycine soja cultivar W05 chromosome 11, ASM419377v2, whole genome shotgun sequence genome encodes these proteins:
- the LOC114375489 gene encoding reticulon-like protein B13: MEVPRMLQGFHVSSESYTCKSDTESPCWLSPKHHYIFENVSGFASKHLNIIYISSQSSSIMSSETKAETQTLTTPSYSSDVDNGIVKDVVLWRRKKINISVLVAATAAWVLMEVFEFNFLTLISWVAILGLASIFLYANMLRLLGKEPPNLLGLEVSEKTTTRIAHTVRAWIEEGIRWLFLVGAEKEWPVFVGAVAGLLSLSYLGSCMDLLTLVYMGTLVGMAVPLTYVKNEDKIKRFVEWLREKHKRYYQIIDEKTIQKIKSRIVKEKKTE, encoded by the exons ATGGAAGTGCCACGAATGCTACAAGGTTTCCACGTCTCCTCAGAATCCTACACGTGTAAGTCAGACACAGAGTCACCCTGTTGGCTATCACCGAAACACCactatatatttgaaaatgtaAGTGGCTTTGCTTCCAAACACTTGAACATCATCTACATTTCATCACAATCTTCCTCAATCATGTCTTCAGAAACAAAAGCAGAAACACAAACTTTGACCACCCCCTCTTACTCCTCag ATGTTGACAATGGTATAGTGAAGGATGTAGTCCtatggagaagaaagaaaataaatataagcgTTCTTGTTGCGGCAACAGCGGCATGGGTGTTGATGGAAGTGTTTGAATTCAACTTCCTCACTCTCATATCATGGGTGGCCATACTCGGTCTTGCTTCAATATTCCTCTATGCCAATATGCTTAGACTTTTGGGCAA ggaacCACCGAACTTGTTGGGGTTGGAAGTGAGTGAAAAAACAACAACGAGAATAGCACACACAGTTCGAGCATGGATTGAAGAAGGAATAAGGTGGTTGTTCCTTGTGGGCGCAGAGAAAGAGTGGCCCGTGTTTGTGGGGGCTGTGGCTGGATTGTTATCACTATCTTATTTAGGAAGTTGCATGGACCTCCTAACACTAGTTTATATGG GTACGTTAGTGGGAATGGCAGTTCCATTAACTTATGTGAAGAACGAGGACAAGATTAAGAGGTTTGTGGAGTGGTTGAGGGAGAAACACAAGAGATATTATCAGATTATTGACGAGAAGACCATTCAGAAGATTAAAAGCAGAATCGTAAAGGAGAAGAAAACAGAGTAA
- the LOC114376640 gene encoding L-ascorbate oxidase homolog: MRRTGLLHLLCLVIALVSVQAEDAYKYYTWTVTYGTISPLGSPQQVILINGQFPGPRLDLVTNENVILNLINKLDEPFLLTWNGIKQRKNSWQDGVLGTNCPIPPNSNYTYKFQAKDQIGTYTYFPSTQLHKAAGGFGALNVYHRSVIPIPYPNPDGDFTLLVGDWYKTNHKTLRQTLESGKPLAFPDGLLINGQAHSTFTGNPGKTYMFRISNVGFSTSINFRIQGHTLKLVEVEGSHTVQNLYDSLDVHVGQSVAVLVTLNQPPKDYYIVASTRFTETPLTTTAVLHYANSFSSALGPVPAPPVDKYDFDWSMKQARTYRWNLTANAARPNPQGSFHYGKITPTKVIKLANSAPLINGKLRYAVNSVSYVNPDTPLKLADYFNIPGIFSVNLLQNSPSNGPGYIGTSVLQTSLHDFIEVIFQNNENTMQSWHLDGYDFWVIGHGFGQWTDASRKTYNLVDALTRHTTQVYPKSWTTILVSLDNQGMWNLRSAIWERQYLGQQFYLRVWDAQKSLANEYDIPNNVLLCGKAVGHHP; this comes from the exons ATGCGAAGAACTGGCTTGTTACATTTGTTATGCCTTGTCATTGCTTTAGTAAGTGTGCAAGCAGAAGATGCGTATAAGTATTACACATGGACGGTGACTTATGGAACTATTTCTCCATTGGGTAGTCCCCAGCAG gtTATTCTTATCAATGGTCAGTTTCCTGGGCCTAGACTTGACTTGGTGACTAATGAGAATGTAATTCTCAACCTTATCAACAAGCTGGACGAGCCATTTTTACTCACTTG GAACGGTATTAAACAAAGGAAGAATTCATGGCAAGATGGAGTTTTGGGAACCAACTGTCCCATTCCTCCAAACTCAAATTACACATACAAGTTTCAGGCCAAGGATCAGATTGGTACATATACATACTTTCCATCAACTCAACTGCATAAAGCAGCTGGAGGGTTTGGAGCACTGAATGTTTATCATAGATCTGTCATCCCAATCCCTTATCCAAACCCTGATGGAGATTTTACTTTACTCGTTGGTGATTGGTACAAAACCAACCACAAg ACGCTAAGGCAAACTTTAGAATCTGGAAAACCTCTTGCATTTCCTGATGGCCTCCTTATTAATGGTCAGGCTCATTCAACCTTCACTGGTAACCCGG GGAAAACCTATATGTTCAGAATCTCAAATGTAGGCTTTTCAACCTCAATTAACTTCAGAATTCAGGGTCACACCCTAAAATTAGTTGAGGTTGAAGGATCACACACTGTTCAGAACCTTTACGATTCACTTGATGTCCATGTTGGCCAATCGGTTGCTGTGTTAGTAACCTTAAACCAGCCTCCAAAGGACTACTATATTGTTGCCTCAACAAGATTTACAGAGACACCTCTCACTACAACTGCTGTACTACACTATGCAAACTCTTTTTCCTCTGCATTGGGACCCGTGCCTGCTCCCCCTGTTGATAAATATGACTTTGACTGGTCCATGAAGCAAGCTAGAACCTACAG ATGGAATCTGACAGCAAATGCTGCTAGGCCTAACCCACAAGGGTCATTCCATTATGGGAAGATTACTCCTACAAAAGTAATTAAGTTGGCCAATTCAGCACCTTTGATCAATGGAAAGCTCCGTTATGCTGTTAACAGTGTCTCCTATGTTAACCCTGACACCCCTCTCAAGCTTGCTGATTACTTCAACATTCCCGGAATCTTCAGTGTGAATTTACTCCAAAACTCTCCCTCAAATGGTCCAGGATACATAGGCACCTCAGTGTTGCAAACTTCTCTCCATGATTTTATTGAGGTTATTTTCCAGAACAACGAAAACACCATGCAATCTTGGCATCTTGATGGTTATGATTTTTGGGTCATTGG TCATGGTTTCGGCCAGTGGACAGATGCCAGCAGGAAAACATATAATCTAGTGGATGCCCTGACTAGACACACTACACAG GTGTATCCAAAATCCTGGACTACTATATTGGTGTCTTTGGATAACCAAGGCATGTGGAACTTGAGGTCTGCAATATGGGAAAGGCAATATCTTGGGCAACAGTTCTATCTCAGAGTGTGGGATGCACAGAAAAGCCTTGCTAATGAATATGACATTCCCAACAATGTTCTGCTTTGCGGCAAAGCTGTTGGGCATCACCCTTAG
- the LOC114373549 gene encoding dof zinc finger protein DOF5.3-like, protein MIQEMLGGASASHIPGERKISINNGGGGRALLLTPPTSSSSPSCTTSITTSTATATATSSNSENQNLRCPRCDSSNTKFCYYNNYNLTQPRHFCKTCRRYWTKGGALRNVPIGGGCRKSKSSGGMSNSVAKQTATKMKAVASELGRSPQGLFDQELPQTPILWGSPQNSQLMALLRATQNQNPNPNPSPMSISVKGEGNLMGSHSHMVSTESLLANGLLNPRTSLGFDDGRVGEALPSLGLCSSFWRNNQDQTQQQNNGFVVGEHQSSGVQELYHKLRSSSSVNYWGSDNSPVFLSNMASSSSSLSNILESSSVSGSEFGCWNPTLSWSDLPTTNGAYP, encoded by the coding sequence atgaTTCAAGAAATGTTGGGTGGTGCTAGTGCTAGCCACATACcaggagaaagaaaaatctcCATTAATAacggaggaggaggaagagcaCTTCTACTAACACCACCCACATCatcatcttctccttcttgcACAACAAGCATAACTACTTCCACCGCCACCGCCACCGCGACCTCATCGAATTCAGAGAACCAAAATTTGAGGTGCCCTCGTTGTGATTCATCAAACACAAAGTTCTGTTACTACAACAACTACAACCTCACTCAGCCTCGTCACTTCTGCAAGACGTGTCGCCGCTACTGGACCAAAGGCGGCGCTCTCAGGAATGTTCCCATCGGTGGTGGCTGCCGGAAAAGCAAAAGCTCCGGTGGCATGTCCAACTCGGTGGCGAAGCAAACCGCCACAAAGATGAAAGCGGTGGCATCAGAGCTTGGAAGGTCGCCACAAGGACTCTTCGACCAAGAGCTTCCACAAACCCCAATCCTGTGGGGTTCTCCACAAAATTCTCAACTGATGGCTTTACTAAGAGCTACCCAAAAccaaaaccctaaccctaaccctagtcCCATGTCAATTTCTGTCAAGGGAGAAGGGAACTTAATGGGATCTCACTCCCACATGGTGAGTACTGAGTCATTGCTCGCGAATGGGTTGTTGAATCCTAGAACTAGTCTAGGCTTTGATGATGGCCGTGTGGGAGAAGCACTTCCTTCACTGGGTCTATGCAGCTCTTTTTGGAGGAACAATCAAGATCAGACTCAGCAACAAAACAACGGTTTTGTAGTTGGAGAACATCAAAGTAGTGGAGTTCAAGAACTTTACCACAAGCTCAGGTCATCGTCATCAGTTAATTATTGGGGAAGTGATAACTCACCAGTGTTTCTAAGCAACATggcttcttcatcctcttctttGTCCAACATTTTGGAGTCATCTTCAGTTTCTGGGAGTGAATTCGGGTGCTGGAATCCAACCCTTTCCTGGTCTGACCTTCCCACTACCAATGGAGCATATCCTTGA